Proteins found in one Nocardia brasiliensis ATCC 700358 genomic segment:
- a CDS encoding epoxide hydrolase family protein yields the protein MDADIIPFRIQIPQVELDDLRNRLARTRSPYPVPGADAQWDRGIPPRYLHELAAHWAEEFDWRAHEAQLNTYAQFRTEIDGQTIHFLHLRSPEPNAVPLLLNHSYPTSFVEFLAASGPLTDPRAHGGDPADAFHLVIPSLPGFVFSSPLSARGWHLERTALAFGELMTRLGYERFGAEGGDLGAGVTGRLAALLPDRVIGALTHGDRLQLGMAGEDFPVPDGLSPQQRTELESAQRSWSQGKGYRVLQSTQPNALAAGLADSPILQLAWIAEKLAAWANPATPISREHVLITASLYWFTRTGPAAADFYWEMAHAENAGWGAQSDVPHGASVFYTDPLVRKVLDPGDQVAFFREHEAGGHFPAIEVPDLFVDDIRDFFRQLRG from the coding sequence ATGGACGCTGACATCATTCCCTTCCGGATCCAGATTCCGCAGGTCGAGCTCGATGATCTGCGTAACCGCCTGGCCCGGACCCGATCGCCGTACCCCGTGCCCGGTGCCGACGCACAGTGGGACCGTGGCATCCCTCCGCGCTACCTGCACGAACTGGCCGCTCACTGGGCGGAGGAGTTCGATTGGCGAGCCCACGAGGCCCAGTTGAACACCTACGCCCAGTTCCGCACCGAAATCGACGGCCAGACAATCCATTTCCTGCACCTGCGATCACCGGAGCCGAACGCGGTCCCGCTCCTGCTCAATCACAGTTACCCCACCTCGTTCGTGGAGTTCCTCGCGGCCAGCGGACCGCTGACCGACCCGCGCGCACACGGCGGCGACCCGGCCGACGCCTTCCACCTCGTGATCCCCTCGCTGCCCGGCTTCGTCTTCTCCAGCCCGCTCTCCGCGCGCGGTTGGCACCTCGAACGGACCGCGCTCGCGTTCGGGGAGCTGATGACCCGACTCGGTTACGAACGCTTCGGTGCCGAAGGCGGCGATCTCGGCGCCGGTGTGACCGGCCGGCTGGCCGCACTGCTGCCTGATCGTGTGATCGGCGCACTCACCCACGGCGATCGGCTGCAGCTCGGTATGGCGGGCGAGGATTTCCCGGTACCGGACGGCCTGAGTCCGCAGCAACGCACCGAACTCGAATCAGCGCAACGAAGCTGGTCGCAGGGCAAAGGCTATCGCGTGTTGCAGTCCACCCAGCCCAATGCCCTCGCGGCGGGCTTGGCCGACTCCCCCATCCTGCAACTGGCCTGGATCGCCGAGAAGCTCGCCGCGTGGGCCAATCCGGCCACGCCCATCAGCCGCGAGCATGTGCTGATCACCGCCAGCCTCTACTGGTTCACCCGAACTGGACCGGCGGCAGCCGACTTCTACTGGGAGATGGCGCACGCCGAGAACGCGGGCTGGGGCGCGCAGTCAGATGTGCCGCACGGGGCGTCGGTGTTCTACACCGATCCGCTCGTCCGCAAAGTTCTCGACCCCGGCGACCAGGTCGCTTTCTTCCGGGAGCACGAAGCAGGCGGCCACTTCCCCGCGATCGAAGTTCCGGACCTGTTCGTCGACGACATCCGCGATTTCTTCCGGCAGCTCCGCGGGTGA
- a CDS encoding DUF1990 family protein, producing the protein MEYAPGEPSFTYPEVGATSGEPPQGYHHFRLRRRIGQGRALFEHAAVEILGYRMQKGTHIFHAASTPTAEPGTRLTVRLGVGPLSIIAPCQVVYVLAAPNQRGFAYGTLPGHPEIGEELFAVEYDPADDSVYGVVTAFSRPGTWYTRLGGPVVRGIQRFFAGRYIRTLSTSV; encoded by the coding sequence ATGGAGTATGCGCCGGGCGAGCCCTCGTTCACCTATCCGGAAGTCGGTGCCACCAGCGGTGAACCGCCGCAGGGGTATCACCATTTCCGGTTACGGCGGCGGATCGGGCAGGGGCGGGCGCTGTTCGAGCATGCGGCGGTGGAGATTCTCGGGTATCGAATGCAGAAGGGAACCCACATCTTTCATGCCGCGTCCACGCCGACAGCCGAGCCGGGTACCCGGCTCACGGTACGACTCGGCGTCGGACCGCTGAGCATCATCGCGCCATGCCAGGTGGTGTATGTGCTGGCCGCACCGAATCAACGCGGCTTCGCCTACGGCACTTTGCCCGGGCACCCGGAGATCGGCGAGGAACTGTTCGCCGTCGAATACGACCCGGCCGACGACAGCGTCTACGGCGTGGTCACCGCGTTCTCCCGCCCAGGCACCTGGTACACCCGCCTCGGTGGCCCAGTGGTGCGCGGAATCCAGCGGTTCTTCGCGGGTCGATACATCCGCACCCTGTCCACCAGCGTGTAG
- a CDS encoding M23 family metallopeptidase, producing the protein MVLALVVGTESLAVAEPVGPFGWPLQPRPAVVRHFDKPAQDWLPGHRGVDLAGTAGQVVLAAGDGIVVFAGTVADKPVVSIDHPGGMRTTYEPVRAEVPVGRRVTRGTPIGTLEPGHEGCGTCLHWGLRSEGSSRRKREYLDPLGLLHLTPLRLKPASS; encoded by the coding sequence ATGGTGCTGGCGCTTGTCGTCGGCACCGAATCGCTCGCGGTCGCCGAACCCGTGGGACCGTTCGGCTGGCCGCTGCAACCGCGGCCCGCCGTGGTCCGGCACTTCGACAAACCTGCCCAGGACTGGCTGCCCGGACATCGCGGTGTCGACCTCGCGGGCACGGCGGGCCAAGTGGTGCTGGCCGCGGGTGACGGGATCGTGGTGTTCGCGGGAACCGTCGCCGACAAACCCGTGGTCTCGATCGACCATCCCGGCGGCATGCGGACCACTTACGAGCCGGTGCGAGCCGAGGTGCCGGTCGGCCGCCGGGTCACCCGCGGCACACCGATCGGCACGCTCGAACCCGGACACGAAGGCTGTGGAACCTGCCTCCACTGGGGTCTGCGCAGCGAAGGATCCAGCAGACGCAAACGCGAATACCTCGACCCCCTAGGCCTACTCCACCTCACTCCCCTACGCCTGAAACCCGCGTCTTCCTAG